The following are encoded in a window of Spea bombifrons isolate aSpeBom1 chromosome 2, aSpeBom1.2.pri, whole genome shotgun sequence genomic DNA:
- the CSF3R gene encoding granulocyte colony-stimulating factor receptor — MNLHILLGQIWLLFFLPGDVHSCDSITVNSPIVLGSRLLASCTVSKESCTGLDEDEYLIKWKLDSEFIPNTQYINLYKNTTLVYFKSFNKTQGLLSCYVSGKKELQLVDRKEVKAGYPPSPPTDLKCLMNLTDDSLKCAWKLGRDPLIETNVTLSSLKVNGQCEMSTEQQHDIVPLEDQMSGIIHRNYFNLYKKIVVWVTVRNALGAAVSETLCLVPIHEVKLDPPVIEEIVTSGPGCVRLQWRKGMKGGFIASQSYQLQYRREDEIEWTGPLDVIAGLNETIICSLKSARKYHFQLRSIRSSKTGVWSEWGQERSLTTSETAPTGKLETWWKSTESTDRLPVKVHLFWKALKREEANAEHIWYIVRTSSVLDGNDIIVCNTTGFNCSFFKPPEVKGAVIMAYNTAGHSQGTEITFSPRKGAPVSSIRVSANDDYSLRVEWEPETSAKEYILEYKRTSDPDFEINWKSEPRESHASILYDNVEPFVRYTVRLYPLYEEQVGHPVETDAYSRQGAPAISPKIKLIKASKSQAVLSWEPIPLESRNGFITGYTIFWTDPKGYGHFADLKNSSTKYVIKNLESFSIYKVVLSSSTSGGSTNGTVMVIHTTLLDEIEVSILIMVLCLFCAVAILCICILCVMKHERVKNHFWPSVPDPANSSMGKWTCVEQEKPKMTFVLRDANQTNTTDITILEDWQVKKPSAANLAKHSNSQQDYYKKSHVQPKSHRENMNTLRSYANVGDTVQYAKVITGGYREQSPPSSLYIRSDSTQPLLCDTSPSPKNYENMWFHCNNQEDSVFFVEENTLHDFPLLQALKIQEEGAPFSLYG; from the exons ATGAACCTGCACATCCTGTTGGGACAGATatggcttcttttttttctacctgGAG atGTCCACTCTTGTGACTCCATCACTGTAAACTCTCCCATTGTGTTGGGTTCTCGTCTCCTGGCCTCCTGCACTGTGAGCAAAGAAAGCTGCACCGGCCTAGATGAAGATGAATATCTAATTAAATGGAAATTAGACAGTGAATTTATACCAAACACACAGTATATCAACCTTTATAAAAACACAACCTTAGTGTATTTCAAAAGTTTCAACAAGACACAAGGACTGCTTTCCTGCTATGTCTCTGGGAAAAAGGAACTACAGCTTGTAGACAGAAAAGAAGTTAAAGCTGGCT ATCCACCTTCTCCACCCACTGACCTCAAATGCCTCATGAATCTTACAGATGACAGCTTAAAATGTGCTTGGAAGCTTGGGAGAGACCCTCTAATTGAAACTAATGTCACTCTTTCAAGTCTCAA GGTCAACGGACAATGTGAGATGTCAACCGAACAGCAGCACGACATAGTTCCCCTAGAAGATCAAATGTCCGGCATCATTCATCGCAATTATTTTAACCTCTACAAGAAAATTGTAGTGTGGGTAACTGTGAGAAATGCACTAGGGGCTGCTGTCTCTGAAACGCTTTGCCTGGTCCCAATTCATGAAG TGAAATTAGACCCTCCTGTTATTGAGGAAATCGTAACTTCTGGTCCAGGATGCGTTAGATTACAATGGAGAAAAGGCATGAAGGGGGGCTTCATTGCATCCCAAAGTTACCAACTGCAATACAGAAGAGAAGATGAGATAGAATGGACGGGG CCTCTAGATGTAATTGCTGGTTTAAATGAAACTATCATCTGCAGTCTCAAATCAGCCAGAAAGTATCATTTCCAATTACGAAGTATCCGGAGCTCTAAAACTGGAGTTTGGAGTGAGTGGGGACAAGAGAGAAGTTTAACCACTTCTGAAACAG CTCCCACAGGTAAATTGGAAACCTGGTGGAAAAGCACAGAATCTACAGACAGACTCCCAGTGAAAGTTCATCTATTTTGGAAG GCACTGAAGAGAGAAGAGGCCAATGCAGAACACATTTGGTACATTGTAAGGACCTCTTCCGTTTTGGATGGGAATGACATCATAGTGTGTAACACAACAGGATTCAACTGTAGTTTCTTCAAACCACCAGAAGTGAAGGGCGCAGTCATCATGGCTTACAATACAGCAGGCCATTCACAAGGGACAGAAATCACATTTTCTCCCAGGAAAG GTGCCCCTGTTTCCAGTATCCGTGTCTCTGCTAATGATGATTACAGTCTGCGTGTAGAGTGGGAGCCAGAAACATCAGCTAAGGAATATATCTTGGAGTATAAGCGCACAAGTGATCCTGATTTtgagatcaactggaaatcagaGCCAAGAGAAAGCCATGCTTCAATCTTGTATG acAATGTTGAGCCCTTTGTGAGGTACACTGTGAGGCTTTACCCTTTGTATGAAGAACAAGTAGGACACCCCGTGGAGACTGATGCATATTCCAGACAAGGAG ctccagCTATCTCCCCCAAAATCAAGTTAATCAAAGCCAGCAAGTCACAAGCAGTGTTGTCTTGGGAGCCAATCCCTTTGGAGAGTCGTAATGGATTCATTACAGGCTATACCATTTTCTGGACTGACCCGAAAGGATATGGACACT TTGCAGATCTGAAAAACTCATCAACAAAATATGTTATCAAGAACTTGGAATCATTTAGCATTTATAAAGTTGTTCTAAGCAGCTCAACATCTGGTGGTAGCACAAATGGAACAGTTATGGTGATACATACTACTCTTCTGG ATGAGATTGAGGTCAGCATACTGATAATGGTCCTCTGTCTGTTTTGTGCTGTGGCTATCCTTTGCATCTGTATCTTGTGCGTAATGAAACATGAAAG GGTGAAGAACCACTTTTGGCCCAGCGTTCCAGACCCAGCCAACAGCAGCATGGGGAAGTGGACATGCGTAGAACAAGAG AAGCCCAAGATGACTTTTGTCTTAAGAGATGCTAACCAGACCAATACCACTGATATCACCATTTTGGAGGATTGGCAAGTGAAGAAGCCTTCTGCTGCAAATCTAGCCAAGCATTCAAATTCCCAGCAAGATTATTATAAAAAGAGCCATGTCCAGCCCAAATCCCACAGAGAAAACATGAATACCTTGAGGTCCTATGCCAATGTTGGTGATACTGTCCAGTATGCCAAAGTGATCACAGGAGGCTATCGGGAGCAGAGCCCTCCATCCTCTCTCTATATAAGATCTGACTCCACACAGCCTCTTCTATGTGACACGTCTCCGAGCCCCAAAAACTATGAGAACATGTGGTTTCACTGCAACAACCAGGAAGACAGTGTCTTTTTTGTGGAGGAAAATACTCTACATGATTTCCCTCTGCTCCAGGCTCTGAAAATCCAAGAGGAAGGAGCACCATTCAGTCTGTATGGCTGA